DNA from Metabacillus flavus:
ATTGACTTTTTTCCTGCTGTTCCAGCGCAAGGTCTCTTGCTTCAATAGCAAGATCAGTACGAACGGTATAATTTCCTAAATCAAGCGAGTCACTCATTATTTTCCCTCCTGTTAATCATCCTGGTTTTATTTTTTCCAATTAGAAGGTGAGCCATTCTTAAAGTAAGCTATCAACGAAAATTCCTTGTCAGAGGTATTGCATAACCGTGCGGGGTCTGATAAAATATCTCTTGTTCTCTATGTTGGAAATAATATCGAGTTAAATAGATCTCGATTGCTTTTTTTAGGAGGTGAATCGGATGCCAAATATTAAATCTGCTATTAAACGTGTAAAAACAAATGATCAGCGCCGCGCTCATAACGCAACACTTAAATCTTCTATGCGTACTGCAATCAAAAGAGTTGAGTCACTAGTTGTTAACAACGATGCTGACAATGCAAAAACTGCTCTTCAAGAGGCTGCTAAAAGAATTGATAAAGCTGCTCAAAGCGGAATCATCCACAAAAACACTGCTTCCCGCTACAAATCCCGTTTGACTAAACAAGTTAACGGTTTGTCCGCGTAAGCAATGAACAAAGAGGGCCGGCATATTGCCGGCCCTCTTTTCTTTGTGCTTTTTACAGCCTCCCCTGCAATTAAACATGGCTGTTTTACAGGAACGGGAGCAGAACTTCACCCCGCAGCAAATCGCTTGCAGTAGACCAACTACCCCTAAGCAGCAATCATTCTTCTCAAAATTAGCCTTTTTAAAAAAACCCTGTTTAACTTGGCTTTTGATTTTCGCTTCAGGCGTTCGCTTTCCGCGGGGCGGGCGGTGAGCCTCCTCTGCGCTTTGCGCTTGCGGGGTCTCACCTGTTCCGCTGCTCCCGAGGGAGTCTCACGCCTTCCGCTCCAATCAACAGGTGATAAAAATCAACTTCATGCTTTTACATAGCCTTTAAAAAAGTATGATTCTTTTTATTTCAACGCTTTCCCCGGTCTTGCAAGCTGCATTAAGAACAGCTCCAAGATTAATACCTTATTCATTCCTCCTATTTTCATACCGTAATCTGCATCGGCAAGACGCTTCATCAGCTGCTTCAGTTCTTCTTCATGAAAAGATGATGCCTGCTGGGCTGCGAGCTTTATTCTAAAAGGGTGAACTTTTAAAGTACCGGCTATTTGCGGCTGTCCATAACCTCCTGCACTCAGCTGCTTAACTTGAAGGATCAGACGGAATTGCGAGGAAATAAGAGACAGGATTTTTATTGGCTCCTCATTTGCCTTCAATAAATCATGGAGGACATGAAGAGCGAGATCGGCTTTCCTGGCCGTCACATGATTAATCAATTCGAAAATATTTTGTTCAAGCGTTCTCGCTGTCAGTTCGTCCACCAGCGATTTGGCAATGACTCCTCCAGGCCCGGTATAAGCCGAAAGCTTGTGAATCTCCTGGTCCATCATCATCAAACTTCCGTTGGTTAAAGCTACAAGATGCTCTGCTGCATCAGACTCCATTTCGGTTTCCTGTGCTGCAGCCAGGG
Protein-coding regions in this window:
- the rpsT gene encoding 30S ribosomal protein S20 — translated: MPNIKSAIKRVKTNDQRRAHNATLKSSMRTAIKRVESLVVNNDADNAKTALQEAAKRIDKAAQSGIIHKNTASRYKSRLTKQVNGLSA
- the holA gene encoding DNA polymerase III subunit delta, with amino-acid sequence MLQFWKQINTKNLSPVYLLIGTETYLLEQSVKKLIAAALQEEEKDFNLSIYDMEETAVETAIEDAETLPFMGEKRVVLLKNPSFLTGEKKKEKIEHNTERLEQYLKEPAPYTVLIVQAPYEKLDERKKISKAIKKNAVIGEAKSLSEQELIQWTHTLAAAQETEMESDAAEHLVALTNGSLMMMDQEIHKLSAYTGPGGVIAKSLVDELTARTLEQNIFELINHVTARKADLALHVLHDLLKANEEPIKILSLISSQFRLILQVKQLSAGGYGQPQIAGTLKVHPFRIKLAAQQASSFHEEELKQLMKRLADADYGMKIGGMNKVLILELFLMQLARPGKALK